The Pontibacter korlensis sequence GTACTACCTGGTGAATGATACCAGCACCCGGCTTCCAGAAGCCGATACCATACTTGTTCGATACAGAAGCAAGAAAGTCATAAACTTCTTTGTTCTCGTTGTACGCGTCCTGAAGGTCAGAATCAGCACCTACACGTGCCTGGATCAGGTGATCGCAGTGCACAGTAGACGGTACAGCTACTTGCGGCTTACCAGCCTGCATGAACTGAAGCAAGGCCATCTGTGCCGTGGCATCCTGCATTGCTACCCTGTCCGGAGCAAAGTCTACGTAAGACTTTCCACGCTCGAAGCCCTGCTTCGCTGTACCATCGTACAGGTGAGAATACAGGATCTTCTCTGTCAGGGTAAGCGGACGCCCCACTGCCTGGCGGGCAGCTGCAATACGCTCATCCATGCCGGCATACACCGCCTTGATCATTTCTAAATCAAATGCCATAGTTTTGCTATTGTTAGTGTTTTATACTCTATTTTATAATAGTCTACAAATGTACGAAAACTATATATCTTGAAAAACATAAGCTTTCACGAATATAGGTTGCTACATTAATATGCATGCATAATCATTAAAATGCGGATTTTTAAGTCATAGGCTGTACTTTTGTAATCAGTCATTTTAAATCTTAAGCGCATGAAACATCACTTTAATAATACCTACACCAGACCCTTTTTGTTTTTGGCATTGCTGATAACACAACTTCTAATTTCCTGTAGCTCTATGACATCTACTGATAACACGATCCAAACCGGCAGCTGGCGGGTAGCCCTGCAGCACGCCGAGGGTAAAGAAATTCCGTTCATCATGCAGGCCGAGGAGAAAGACGGCAAAACTGTACTTTACCTTATCAACGGCGAGGAGCGCATTCTTGTAGATGATATTCAGCAGCAGGAAGATTCAGTTAAAATAGGCCTTCATATTTTTGACGCAGATCTGATTGCCAAAGTTGAAGGCGGCAAAATGGCAGGTCGTTTTGTAAAGAACGATACCAAAGAGCCTTATTCTGTGCCTTTCACGGCTGAGCATGGCAAGGAGAACCGCTTTGCAGCCGAGCCAGCCCAAGCTACTTTTGACTATGACGGCAAATGGGAAGTAGTGTTCACCGAGAAAGACGGCAGCAAAAGCTATAAAGCAGTAGGCGTATTCGAACAGCAGGATAACAACGTAACCGGTACTTTCCTGACCGAAACAGGCGACTACCGCTACCTGGAAGGGCAGGTAGAAGGTGATGAACTGAAAGTATCTACTTTTGACGGTAACCATGCCTACCTGTTCACAGCCAAGCCCAATACCGATAGCACCCTGACCGGCCATTTTTACTCGGGTATGAAAGGCTACGAAAGCTGGACTGCCAAGCGTAACCCAAATGCCGAGCTCGCCAGCGCCGACACACTTACTTACCTGAAGCCAGGGTATGAGTCATTAAGCTTTAGCTTCCCTAACCTACAGGGCGAGCAAGTGTCGCTGTCTGACGACAAGTATAAAAACAAAGTCGTGATTGTGCAGCTGCTTGGCTCCTGGTGCCCGAACTGTATGGATGAGACGAACTTCCTGGCACCATACTATGATAAGAATAAGGATCGTGGGTTAGAGATTATCGGCCTTGGCTTTGAGCGTAGCCCAGAATTTGAGAAAGCCGCTGCCCGCCTGCAGAAGATGAAGGACCGCTTGGATGTGAATTACGACCTGTTGGTTGCAGGTGTGTCTGACAAGGAAGCTGCTGCTAAGGCACTGCCAGCCCTGAACCACGTCCTCTCCTTCCCTACCACTATCTTTATCGACCGCGACGGAAAAGTACGCAAAATCCACACCGGCTTTTCTGGTCCAGGTACTGGCCAGTACTACGAAGAATGGGTAGCTGATTTCAACAAGACCATGGAAGAACTACTGGCTGAGAAGTAGTAAAACTCCCATCAAAGAAAAGCAAAAGGCCGCAGTTTCTAGGAGCTGCGGCCTTTTGCTTTCCAGTCGACTCTGCTCAGTATTTTACCTAAGGCTTTCGCAGTCTCACCAACCTGAAGGCACCTCCCAAAGCGGCTGGTTCATTTAATTCGATCACCAAGGATGTATGCTGGGCGATATTACCTATACTTCTGTTGATGTCAGAAAAGAGGGCACTGGCAACTTGGTTCAAGAGGCGTCGAACCACAGAAGGCTTTTGCCCGTCGGGCAAGAACTTGTCAAACACCATTACAGTACCACCTGGTTTCAGCACCCGCTCTACCTCCTTAATACACGCCTCTGGATCAGGAATGACGGCAAGTACAAGGTGCAATATAACCGCATCGAAAGAGGCATCTGCAAAGCGCAACTGTTGCCCGTTCATTACCTGGGCATCTACTGTTATGTTTAGCTTGTGCGCCCGCTGCTTTAGTTTGGCTACCATGCCAGGGGTAATATCGATGGCGGTCAGGTTGGTGTAGCCTTGCAGGTAAGGTAAGTCGAGGCCAGTACCTGCTCCAAGTATGAGTATGGCATCAGCAGGTTTTGCCCGCAGCAGTTGTACAGAGCGCTTTCTATACTTTCGGAAAATACGGTCCGCGATAAAGTCGTAAACAGGAAGGTACAGCGTATACCGCAGGCGATTCCAGGTGTTGGTGTTCAGGCTCATCTTTCATAGGTTATCTTGCAAAAGCAAAGCTACCTACTGTACCTATACTACCTGTTTCAAAATTTCAGCTGATGTTTATAAAAGTATAAGATAGGCTGCTTTTCAAACACTCACAGAAACTGCGCATACTGCAAAATCTATCTAAACTTATCGGCTAAAAGCTAGCTTCTTGAGCTTACTTCTCCCGCTCTATAGTATAAGCAATGAGTTGCTCCAGGGAGCGGCGAGATGGAGTGTCTGGGAAAGTATGAAGTATCGCCAAAGCTTCAGCATGGTAGCGGTTCATAGCCTGAATGGTATACTCAATACCGCCAGACTCTTTCACGAAGTTGATTACCTTCTGCACGCGCTTGTTATCTCCGTTGTTGTTTTTAACGTTGTAAATCACGCGTCGCTTTGTCATCCAGTCAGATTCGCGCAGGGCGTGGATGAGCGGCAAGGTCATTTTCTTCTCTTTGATGTCGATGCCCACCGGTTTACCGATCTCGGCGGTGCCGTAATCAAAAAGGTCATCTTTTATCTGGAAGGCAATACCCACTTTTTCACCAAACAGCCGGGCCTTCTCCACGTCCTCCTTACAGGCACCAGCGGAGGCAGCACCCACTGCACAGCAGGAAGCAATCAATGAGGCTGTTTTCTGACGGATAATGTCGAAGTATACATCTTCTGTGATGTCGAGACGACGGGCTTTTTCTATCTGCAGCAACTCTCCCTCGCTCATCTCCTTCACAGCGTTTGACACGATCTTGAGCAAGTCGTAATCGTCGTTCTGCAGCGAGAGCAACAGACCCTTCGAGAGCAGGTAGTCTCCTACCAGTACAGCAATCTTATTTTTCCAGAGGGCGTTGACAGAGAAGAAACCACGACGGTAATTGGCATCATCCACCACGTCGTCGTGCACCAGGGTGGCTGTGTGCAACAGTTCAATAAGGGCAGCGCCACGGTAAGTGGCATCCGTAATGCTTTCCTGGAAGAGCTTAGCCATAAAGAACACGAACATAGGCCGCATCTGCTTTCCCTTGCGCTTCACAATGTAGCTCATTATCCGATCCAGAAGCAAAACGCGGGTCTTCATGGAAGCCCTGAACTTCTTCTCGAACTGCTGCATCTCCGACGCGATGGGCGCCTGTATTTCGTTTAGACTTATGCTCATGTGTTAAGTCCGCAATATTACGGCCTCCCGGAGTGCTTTCCAAACGCGGGGTGGTAAAACAGCATTTAATTGTTAAATTGCTGCAACCCGAATTGTTATATTGGTGAATAGTTACTCCGAATAGTGTGACAGTTGTTTTTGCCGTCTTCTTTCTGTTTAACACGTAATCAGCAATTTAACCATAAAGCTACCCCATTCATATATAGATGAAAGTTGATTTTGTAGTATATCCCGAACACGGACGCCCGTTTACAGCCGATGCCACCTTCTGGCCCGACAGCACACCTAAGCCAATCGTTATTTTTGCCCACGGTTTTAAAGGCTTTAAGGACTGGGGACATTTTAACCTGCTTGCTTCTTACTTTGCGAAGCAAGGCTTTGTGTTCATCAAATTCAACTTCGCCTACAACGGCACAACCGTTGAGGACTACTCCGATATGCATGACATGGAAGCGTTCGGGCAGAACAACTTCAGCCTGGAGCTTGACGACATGCAGGCACTGATTGATTTGCTACATTCCGATAACCCACCCTTACAGGTGCAGGAGTTGGACATAAAGCGCATCTACCTGATAGGTCACAGCCGTGGCGGAGGGGCAGTTATACTTAAGGCTGCCGAGGAACCACGTGTGAAGGCCGTAGCAAGCTGGGCTGGCGTAAACAGGTACGATAACCGTTGGGACAACCTGCAAATGGAGCAGTGGAAAGAGAAAGGAGTGCAGTATGTGCAAAATGCCCGAACTGGCCTGCAGATGCCACTGTACTACCAAATTGTTGAGAATTTTCTCGAAAATAAGCACCGCCTCGATATACCAACAGTAGTAAAGCGCCTGCAACAGCCCCTACTGCTGCTGCACGGCGAGCAGGATGAAACCTTACCTACAAAGATGGCACACGAGCTCAAAAGCTGGAAGCCTGACGCTGAGCTTCACCTGCTGCCGGAGGCCGATCACTCTTTCGGAGGAAAGCACCCTTATGAGGCAGACGTATTACCAGGTGCAGCCCAAACAGCTGCTGATTTAAGTATAGATTTCTTCCGGAGACATGCATAAAGTATACTTGCTTCTAGGTGGCAATCTTGGAGACCGCACTGCTTATCTGCAACAGGCCCGCGAAAGTATAAACGAGCAGGTTGGAACCCTAACGCGCATCTCCAAAGTGTATGAAACTGCTGCCTGGGGCAAAACCAATCAGCCTAACTTCCTGAACCAGGTACTGGAGCTGCAGACACACCTAGCCCCGGAACAGGTGCTGCAAAGTATAAACCTTATTGAGCAGGAGCTTGGGCGGGTACGGCTGGAGCATTGGGGGGCACGTGTTATAGACATTGACATACTCTTCTATGATGACCTGGTGCAGCAGACCCAGCGACTAACTATTCCCCATCCGCAGTTGCACCTCCGCCGCTTCACCTTGTTGCCATTGGCAGCGCTCGCTCCTGAGTTTGAGCACCCGGCATTAGGCAGAAGTATAAATCAGCTGCTGCAGGAATGTCCTGATGAACTGGAGGTGTGGGAGTATGTGGGTAGAGATGAGTAGCGGATCTTTCGCACATAATGCAGATAAGCCTATGTTTACTGCTATAAAGTAGTTAGCAAAAATTGAAACTATAAAGAGCATAAGAACGGCTGTAAACTTGATAAGCAACAGATACCTGTTTTATTCTATTGTCCTGCTTTTAACGCTGTACTTCTTCTTCTCTTTGCTTGAGATATTTAATTTAGGTGCTTTGTATGGTGACCAAAGAAGACTTGATTATATTACTTCTCCTGAAGTAGAATTAAGTACAACCACACAAAGGTTGAAATTCTGGTATTACTTCTTCTTATTCACTTGTCCTATAGCAGTTGTAGCCTTGCTTGTGCTGTTATATCACAAATTAAAACTGAGTGATTGAGTCTACAGAACAATGATAATGGAAGAACAACTTTTGCCAACAAAGATCAGCCTTTACGCTCGGCTACGCCGCGCCCATCGGCTGCACGAGTAACGTTGTGCTGCATTACAGTCACAGAAGATCTAATGACTCCAGAGGAAAAAGAAAGATAAAGGCTCATCAGTAAAATGGTATCTACAAGTTGCCAGTGTCTAATCAAAGTTAATGTTCATGACAACCTACACTAACCTAGTATAAGCAGCATGTCTGATAAAAATCTTTTCGAAGTAGAAGTAAACTACACCTACACCGGCAATCCTGAGGTAGTGTACAGCGCATGGCTTAATGAGCAATTGGCACGGCAGTGGTTTGCTCCCGGGCTAGGGGAAACCGAGCCGGTTGAGATAGCCGCTGAGGTAGGTGGTAGATTCTGCATTGTGCAGGTGCGGGATGGGCAGCCGGTTAGCCACCATGGCGAGTATCTGACGCTGGACCAGCCATACCTCATTTCATTTACCTGGGCGATGGATGATATGGAAGATGTTGATACTGTAACTATACACATAAAGCCGGCTGGCGGCGGCTCAGCTGTAAGGTTAGTGCACCAGATGGACGAGACCTGGAAAGACTACGCTGATAGAACCAGAGAGGCTTGGTTAGGTATGATGCAGCAGATGGATGAACTCATCAGCCGTTAAAATATGCACCCTTACACATCTTTCGAAACGGAGCGGTTAATCATCAGGCCTACATCTTATGAAGACGCTCCTTTTATTTATGAGCTCCTGAACACGCCGCAGTGGCTGAAATACATAGGCGACCGAAACGTAAAATCTTTAAAGGCCGCAGAGGAGTATATCAGCAGCAGGATGTTGCCTCAGCTAGAAAGGCTGGGGTATGGTACCTACACCGTTATACGCAAAGCAGACGGCACCAAATTGGGCACCTGCGGCCTCTACGACCGCGAAGGATTGCCCGGCATAGACATTGGCTTTGCGTTTCTTCCACAGCATGAAAAGCATGGTTATGCTTTTGAGGCCACCAATAAGCTAAAACAAGCTGCCTTCAATCACTTCGGGTTAAGGCAGCTTTACGCTATCACTACAAAAGATAACAAGGCAAGCCAAAAGCTGCTTGAAAAGCTGGGACTAAAGTATAATGGCCTTATTACGCTTCCCAACGCTAATGAGGAGCTGTTTTTTTACCACCTCACGCTAGAGAAGTAGCCCTCACCTGCTCTCTTTCCCGCAACCTGTACTTACTGCCACAAGTATATCCCGGTAAGGTATAAACCATACTTATATAACGTGGGGGTAAAACAAAATCATCAACTACAGCCAAAGCGATCTATGCGGGCCGCACTGCTTATAGGAGTGGGTATGATGGCTGCAATTGATGAAATTATATTCCACCAACTTCTGTCCTGGCACCACTTCTACGACCGCTCTACTCCGGAAATAGGCTTGTTAACAGACGGTTTGCTGCACGCAGCAGAGTTAATCGCCATTGTGGCAGGGTTCTTTATGTTTTCTGATGTGCGCCGGCAGCAGGCACTTGTTCCGCTCAGGGCATGGGCAGGTTTCTTTATTGGTCTTGGCGGCTTTCAGCTTTTCGACGGCATTGTAGATCATAAAGTTCTCAGGCTACATCAAGTACGGTATGGCGTAGACAACATTCTTCCGTATGATCTTGCCTGGAACCTGGCGGGCCTCCTCCTCCTGATCATTGGCCTTGTTCTACTGAGGAAATCTAAAGCTGCAAGCACTATATCATCAGCCAACTAAGGCCTTATGCAGCATCACGAAACCAGCACCAGCATCGCCTCTTATGTGCCGCTTTTGCTCATTGCTGCAATGCTGTTTATTTATCTGCTTGGGGTGATTTCTCTGCAAGGGCATGGCAAAAGCTGGAGCTACTGGAGAACCCTTAGCTTTGCGAGCGGTATTGGCTTACTTACGATAGCCATGTTGCCACAAATGATGCAGTTTGCCCACCACGACATACGGGGGCACATGGTGCAGCACCTCTTAATAGGCATGTTCGCCCCTATCGGGTTAGTTTTTGGCATGCCTGTAACCTTAGCGCTCAAAACACTACCCAAGTATACCTCCAGGGGTATCACTACGGTTCTTGGCAGTAACTTATTCCACGTAGTAGGTCATCCTGTTACGGCGTTTCTGCTAAACATCGGGGGTATGTTCGTGCTGTACCTGACACCTGTGTATAATACTACATTAACCAGCCCAAGCCTGCACTTCCTGTTACACTTTCAC is a genomic window containing:
- a CDS encoding peroxiredoxin family protein, whose translation is MTSTDNTIQTGSWRVALQHAEGKEIPFIMQAEEKDGKTVLYLINGEERILVDDIQQQEDSVKIGLHIFDADLIAKVEGGKMAGRFVKNDTKEPYSVPFTAEHGKENRFAAEPAQATFDYDGKWEVVFTEKDGSKSYKAVGVFEQQDNNVTGTFLTETGDYRYLEGQVEGDELKVSTFDGNHAYLFTAKPNTDSTLTGHFYSGMKGYESWTAKRNPNAELASADTLTYLKPGYESLSFSFPNLQGEQVSLSDDKYKNKVVIVQLLGSWCPNCMDETNFLAPYYDKNKDRGLEIIGLGFERSPEFEKAAARLQKMKDRLDVNYDLLVAGVSDKEAAAKALPALNHVLSFPTTIFIDRDGKVRKIHTGFSGPGTGQYYEEWVADFNKTMEELLAEK
- a CDS encoding class I SAM-dependent methyltransferase, which translates into the protein MSLNTNTWNRLRYTLYLPVYDFIADRIFRKYRKRSVQLLRAKPADAILILGAGTGLDLPYLQGYTNLTAIDITPGMVAKLKQRAHKLNITVDAQVMNGQQLRFADASFDAVILHLVLAVIPDPEACIKEVERVLKPGGTVMVFDKFLPDGQKPSVVRRLLNQVASALFSDINRSIGNIAQHTSLVIELNEPAALGGAFRLVRLRKP
- a CDS encoding polyprenyl synthetase family protein, which codes for MSISLNEIQAPIASEMQQFEKKFRASMKTRVLLLDRIMSYIVKRKGKQMRPMFVFFMAKLFQESITDATYRGAALIELLHTATLVHDDVVDDANYRRGFFSVNALWKNKIAVLVGDYLLSKGLLLSLQNDDYDLLKIVSNAVKEMSEGELLQIEKARRLDITEDVYFDIIRQKTASLIASCCAVGAASAGACKEDVEKARLFGEKVGIAFQIKDDLFDYGTAEIGKPVGIDIKEKKMTLPLIHALRESDWMTKRRVIYNVKNNNGDNKRVQKVINFVKESGGIEYTIQAMNRYHAEALAILHTFPDTPSRRSLEQLIAYTIEREK
- a CDS encoding alpha/beta hydrolase family protein → MKVDFVVYPEHGRPFTADATFWPDSTPKPIVIFAHGFKGFKDWGHFNLLASYFAKQGFVFIKFNFAYNGTTVEDYSDMHDMEAFGQNNFSLELDDMQALIDLLHSDNPPLQVQELDIKRIYLIGHSRGGGAVILKAAEEPRVKAVASWAGVNRYDNRWDNLQMEQWKEKGVQYVQNARTGLQMPLYYQIVENFLENKHRLDIPTVVKRLQQPLLLLHGEQDETLPTKMAHELKSWKPDAELHLLPEADHSFGGKHPYEADVLPGAAQTAADLSIDFFRRHA
- the folK gene encoding 2-amino-4-hydroxy-6-hydroxymethyldihydropteridine diphosphokinase encodes the protein MHKVYLLLGGNLGDRTAYLQQARESINEQVGTLTRISKVYETAAWGKTNQPNFLNQVLELQTHLAPEQVLQSINLIEQELGRVRLEHWGARVIDIDILFYDDLVQQTQRLTIPHPQLHLRRFTLLPLAALAPEFEHPALGRSINQLLQECPDELEVWEYVGRDE
- a CDS encoding SRPBCC family protein — its product is MSDKNLFEVEVNYTYTGNPEVVYSAWLNEQLARQWFAPGLGETEPVEIAAEVGGRFCIVQVRDGQPVSHHGEYLTLDQPYLISFTWAMDDMEDVDTVTIHIKPAGGGSAVRLVHQMDETWKDYADRTREAWLGMMQQMDELISR
- a CDS encoding GNAT family N-acetyltransferase produces the protein MHPYTSFETERLIIRPTSYEDAPFIYELLNTPQWLKYIGDRNVKSLKAAEEYISSRMLPQLERLGYGTYTVIRKADGTKLGTCGLYDREGLPGIDIGFAFLPQHEKHGYAFEATNKLKQAAFNHFGLRQLYAITTKDNKASQKLLEKLGLKYNGLITLPNANEELFFYHLTLEK
- a CDS encoding DUF2243 domain-containing protein, translating into MRAALLIGVGMMAAIDEIIFHQLLSWHHFYDRSTPEIGLLTDGLLHAAELIAIVAGFFMFSDVRRQQALVPLRAWAGFFIGLGGFQLFDGIVDHKVLRLHQVRYGVDNILPYDLAWNLAGLLLLIIGLVLLRKSKAASTISSAN
- a CDS encoding cytochrome c oxidase assembly protein, with translation MQHHETSTSIASYVPLLLIAAMLFIYLLGVISLQGHGKSWSYWRTLSFASGIGLLTIAMLPQMMQFAHHDIRGHMVQHLLIGMFAPIGLVFGMPVTLALKTLPKYTSRGITTVLGSNLFHVVGHPVTAFLLNIGGMFVLYLTPVYNTTLTSPSLHFLLHFHFLAAGYLFTWSIAGPDPAPRRPGFTLRVTVIFISIAAHAYLSKLMYARLLPVNSPHSAEQIQSAAQIMYYGGDLSELLLVIALFSAWYQKQSHPRYKANPLFN